In Gemmatimonadaceae bacterium, the following are encoded in one genomic region:
- a CDS encoding BsuPI-related putative proteinase inhibitor, with protein MRVKSVVTRNEFSVRFSGIVWNATPHELILRLGGASPEAGVDYSVADSAGRVVWRRDAGRSLFLVLMLIPVASGDSITFFHDWNLRDYRGFRLAPGRYCARARAYLGGNWADVGSGRADVGNPQPFQITP; from the coding sequence ATGCGAGTCAAATCCGTAGTCACCAGGAACGAGTTCAGCGTCCGCTTTTCAGGCATCGTTTGGAACGCGACACCACACGAATTGATACTGCGTCTCGGCGGCGCCTCTCCCGAAGCGGGTGTCGATTACTCCGTAGCCGACTCTGCCGGTCGCGTCGTTTGGAGACGGGACGCGGGGAGAAGCCTGTTTCTGGTGCTCATGTTGATTCCGGTTGCCTCCGGCGATTCAATTACGTTTTTCCATGACTGGAACCTGCGCGACTACCGGGGATTCCGCCTGGCGCCAGGCAGGTATTGCGCGCGGGCGCGTGCGTACCTGGGTGGCAACTGGGCCGACGTTGGCAGCGGCAGGGCCGACGTAGGGAACCCCCAGCCGTTCCAAATCACCCCGTAA